Proteins from a genomic interval of Kitasatospora kifunensis:
- the pyrE gene encoding orotate phosphoribosyltransferase — protein MSNDRDALLAQIKTKAVVHGKVTLSSGREADYYVDLRRITLDAQAAPLVGRVLLDATAELDYEAVGGLTLGADPVAAAMLHAAAARGRELDAFVVRKAGKAHGLQRRIEGPDVKGRRVLAVEDTSTTGGSVLTAVEALREAGAEVVGVAVIVERGAAPAIEAAGLPYYTVFTAQDLDLA, from the coding sequence ATGAGCAACGACCGCGACGCCCTGCTGGCGCAGATCAAGACCAAGGCCGTGGTGCACGGCAAGGTCACCCTCTCCTCCGGCCGCGAGGCCGACTACTACGTGGACCTGCGCCGGATCACCCTGGACGCGCAGGCCGCGCCGCTGGTCGGGCGGGTCCTGCTGGACGCCACGGCGGAGCTGGACTACGAGGCGGTCGGCGGTCTGACGCTGGGCGCCGACCCGGTGGCCGCCGCGATGCTGCACGCCGCCGCCGCGCGCGGTCGCGAGCTGGACGCCTTCGTGGTCCGCAAGGCCGGCAAGGCACACGGTCTGCAGCGCCGGATCGAGGGACCGGACGTCAAGGGCCGCCGGGTGCTGGCCGTCGAGGACACCTCCACCACCGGCGGTTCGGTGCTGACCGCGGTCGAGGCGCTGCGCGAGGCGGGCGCCGAGGTGGTCGGCGTCGCGGTGATCGTCGAGCGCGGTGCCGCCCCCGCCATCGAGGCCGCCGGCCTGCCGTACTACACCGTCTTCACCGCCCAGGACCTCGACCTCGCCTGA
- a CDS encoding spermine/spermidine synthase domain-containing protein has translation MPHPTPRRARLARLLVLLAAFVCAACGLVYELELVALGGYLLGDPVTQTSVVLSVMVFAMGLGSLAAKHFTHRPATSFALVECALALVGGLSVLSLYSCWAWLGRYQVTLIALTCLIGMLIGAEIPLLMTLLQRIRREDAGRAAADLFAADYVGALVGGLAFPFVLLPLLGQATGALLTGAVNAVAGAAVVLWLFREEPGPRSKGLLWTGCGAVLAVLALATACTGAIERAARHAFYGGPLRQVVQSRSGELVLTGGVPFVDATATGGAMTGPIAAAAAPGPPTAQLPPPGTPPLRLYLSGRLAACGQDEYRYHEALVHPALAGAGDGRVLLLGGGDGLALREVLRHRGVRAVLVVTSDPALPALARRDPALAALSGHAFADPRVHVVTADPLPWLREDDGAERFDAVLADLPAPERAAHSEYHASEFYRLAAARLAPGGRLAVPAPTGPGLWTVAAGLRAAGLWSVPFPVPGRGPACDPAGSGDLAAVLLAAHEQRPTLALAPDAPPPRSLTTAQLTASATALAAEQPTPLPPPSTLLHPR, from the coding sequence ATTCCGCACCCCACCCCACGGCGGGCCCGGCTGGCCCGGCTGCTGGTCCTGCTGGCCGCCTTCGTCTGCGCCGCCTGCGGACTGGTGTACGAGCTGGAGTTGGTCGCGCTCGGCGGCTACCTGCTCGGCGACCCGGTCACCCAGACCTCCGTGGTGCTCTCCGTGATGGTCTTCGCGATGGGCCTCGGCTCGCTGGCCGCCAAGCACTTCACACACCGCCCGGCCACCTCCTTCGCGCTGGTCGAGTGCGCGCTGGCACTGGTCGGCGGGCTCTCCGTGCTCTCCCTCTACAGCTGCTGGGCCTGGCTCGGCCGCTACCAGGTCACCCTGATCGCCCTGACCTGTCTGATCGGGATGCTGATCGGCGCCGAGATCCCGCTGCTGATGACGCTGCTCCAGCGGATCCGCCGGGAGGACGCGGGACGGGCCGCCGCCGACCTGTTCGCCGCCGACTACGTGGGTGCCCTGGTCGGCGGACTCGCCTTCCCCTTCGTCCTGCTGCCGCTGCTCGGGCAGGCCACGGGGGCGCTGCTGACCGGGGCGGTCAACGCGGTGGCGGGCGCGGCGGTGGTGCTCTGGCTCTTCCGCGAGGAGCCGGGCCCCCGGTCCAAGGGGCTGCTCTGGACCGGCTGCGGCGCCGTGCTGGCCGTCCTCGCACTGGCCACCGCCTGCACCGGCGCGATCGAACGCGCCGCCCGGCACGCGTTCTACGGCGGCCCGTTGCGGCAGGTCGTGCAGAGCCGCTCCGGCGAGCTGGTACTGACCGGCGGTGTGCCGTTCGTCGATGCGACGGCCACCGGCGGCGCGATGACCGGCCCGATCGCCGCGGCGGCCGCACCCGGCCCCCCGACCGCTCAGCTCCCGCCGCCCGGCACGCCACCGCTGCGGCTCTACCTCTCCGGCCGACTCGCGGCCTGCGGCCAGGACGAGTACCGCTACCACGAGGCCCTGGTGCACCCCGCGCTGGCGGGCGCGGGCGACGGCCGGGTCCTGCTGCTGGGCGGCGGCGACGGGCTGGCGCTGCGCGAGGTGCTGCGACACCGCGGCGTGCGCGCCGTCCTGGTGGTCACCTCCGATCCGGCGCTGCCCGCGCTGGCCCGCCGTGATCCGGCGCTGGCCGCGCTCAGCGGGCACGCCTTCGCCGACCCACGGGTCCACGTGGTCACCGCCGATCCGCTGCCCTGGTTGCGGGAGGACGACGGCGCCGAGCGCTTCGATGCCGTGCTGGCCGATCTGCCGGCCCCCGAACGGGCGGCCCACAGTGAGTACCACGCCAGCGAGTTCTACCGGCTGGCTGCCGCCCGCCTGGCCCCCGGCGGCCGACTCGCGGTGCCGGCCCCGACCGGCCCCGGCCTGTGGACGGTGGCCGCGGGGCTGCGCGCGGCAGGCTTGTGGAGCGTGCCGTTCCCGGTGCCAGGCCGCGGTCCGGCCTGCGACCCGGCCGGCAGCGGCGATCTCGCGGCCGTGCTGCTGGCCGCGCACGAGCAGCGCCCGACCCTCGCGCTGGCCCCGGACGCACCGCCGCCCCGCTCGCTGACCACCGCGCAGCTCACCGCGAGCGCCACCGCGCTGGCCGCCGAGCAACCGACGCCGCTGCCCCCACCGAGCACCCTGCTGCACCCCCGCTGA
- a CDS encoding DUF2617 family protein has translation MTDGTSRYGTAARDALGSTSTTGTASTASTATNTGTATSSAGPGGRTRTTSAGGSSAGTLQLRLLGASHQVVITAGPGECLETVACMPGRRTPLPARVAEQVAGWEYEFAARIESLPPHVFAARAQEILALVDEHPRGLAGVFPGDPSAFTALVAQGSAERVLWRTWHAYPQEGRLVCTRSSLVVRGQLTASAPRAGGRCAMARPTVP, from the coding sequence GGCGGCCCGCGACGCCCTCGGCAGCACGTCCACCACCGGCACCGCCAGCACTGCCAGCACCGCCACCAACACCGGCACCGCCACCAGCTCCGCCGGCCCCGGCGGCAGAACCCGGACCACGAGCGCGGGCGGCAGCTCGGCGGGCACCCTGCAACTGCGGCTGCTGGGCGCCTCGCACCAGGTGGTGATCACGGCCGGCCCCGGCGAGTGCCTGGAGACGGTGGCCTGCATGCCCGGTCGGCGCACCCCGCTGCCGGCCCGAGTGGCCGAGCAAGTCGCGGGCTGGGAGTACGAGTTCGCGGCACGGATCGAGTCGCTGCCGCCGCACGTCTTCGCCGCCAGGGCGCAGGAGATCCTCGCCCTGGTCGACGAGCACCCGCGCGGCCTGGCCGGGGTCTTCCCCGGCGACCCGAGCGCCTTCACCGCGCTGGTCGCCCAGGGCAGCGCCGAGCGGGTGCTCTGGCGGACCTGGCACGCCTATCCGCAGGAGGGCCGACTGGTCTGCACCCGCTCCTCGCTGGTGGTGCGCGGGCAGCTGACGGCCTCGGCGCCGCGTGCCGGCGGGCGATGCGCGATGGCTCGACCCACCGTCCCATGA